The sequence TCTTTTTTCCTCTTCCGAGGTACTATTTAATATCTCTATGAGATTTATTACTTCTTGTACTCCAGCTACTACAGCAAAACCACCATCTTCTGTTTTTCTAAAATATACATCAAATACAGCTATTTTATTTTCCATATGCTCCATTAAAAAAATATCACTCTCTGTATATTGATATCTATCTGAATTTATAACTCTTGCAAAGTCTGTTAGTACCCTTGATTTTTTCATACCACTCTCTCCTTATATTTTATCATAGTACGTCATATCATTATATCATTATTTTTCTTTTTTTACTATAAAACATCTTTTTTTTTCAAAAAAATAATGTTATCATGTAAAGCAGAAATATTTTTTTAGAGGTGAAATATGAGAGCTGTTATACAAAGAGTTAAATATTCTAGTGTGAGTGTAGATGGTAAAATTGTAGGAAAAATAAATCAAGGATTTATGGTTTTGCTCGGTATAACTCATACTGATGGAGATAAGGAAATTAATTGGTTATCTAAAAAAATCAAAGATCTAAGAGTTTTTGAAGATGAAAATGGAAAAATGAATTTAGGATTAGAAGAAATAGGTGGAGAATTACTTATTATATCACAATTTACACTCTATGGAGATTGTATAAAAGGGCGTCGTCCTGGATTTGTTGATGCAGCTAGACCTGAAATAGCTAAACCACTATATGAAAAATTTTTAGAAAAATGTAAAAGTTATGGGATTAAAACAGAGGCTGGAATTTTTGGTGCTGACATGAAGGTTGAAATTTTAAATGACGGCCCTGTTACTCTTATAATTGATACTATTAACATGCCAAAATAGTAAAAAGAATACAATTACTTTAAGTATAAAAAGAGGAGAGAATTACAATTTTATTTGTAATACTCTCCTCTAATTAATTTTAAAAAGTTAAAACCTTTTTATTTTTTAGAGATTTTATTTTTTAATCCCTCTGAGATATCAATTAACTGTCCTTCTAACATATATTTTACATTTGGATTACCAGAATGTTTTTCTAAGATATATCTTAACATAACAGCTTCACTAGAGTCATACATATCCGAGTCCTCATCATAAATTTTCTCTGCTACTTTTTCTAAATCTATATCTTGATCTGTAGTAAAGAATGAACTCATATCTATATAAGCTTGTGCTCCTCCATCTAGTGTTTTGTTTAAAGTTACTATCATTTTAGCATCAAAGAATTCTTTCATTCCCTCTTTATATTTCTCTTTAGAAATCTGATTATCAGGATTAACTTGTAATTCTTTCATACCTTGGTACATCTTTTGTAATCCTTGTGCTCCTAATTGAGTCCCTAATAACTCTTTTAATAAATCCATATTACTAGAACTTGAAACTCTATTCTCATCAGTATCTTGAGCATGGAAAATATCAATTGAACTACCATAAACTTTATAGTTAGAATAATCTTCTAAATCCTCTTCTGTCAAAGTTCTTTCCATAAATTTTTGTGCAAGTTCTTCAAGCCTTTTAACTCCATCATCTCCATTGAAAACAGCTAAGTAACTATTAGCAGATTTATTAGCTCCAGAATTACCTCCTTGTGCTAAGGATGCTGAAAGATAATTACTACTTTCTCCAAATATTAATGGAATTTCACCAAGCTTTAAATTTTCAGTTTTTGTTTCAATATTTATATTACTTTGACTAGGATTTCCCTCTTCAGGTCTTTTAGGCTTACCTAAAGCAAGCCCATAAAGTTTTCCTTCTGCTCCTATATCTTCTTTATCTCCTTTTACAAATTTCTGTTCATTAGAGTTCTGATTTTTTTGATTAGCATTATTAGTTCCAGAGATGATATTTTGAACTAGAGAATTAATAACATCTTTAGCTTTCATTACATCAAAAGCTTCTGCTTCAGTCGGCTGAGCCTTATACATTTCCCATCCAAACATATCACTTTCACTATCTGGAGTAATATAACCTTTCATATTAATTTTATATTTCTCTCCTAAGCCTTCTGGAATTTTATTAGTTCCCTTAGCATTAGCAATAATTTTCTGTTCATGATGTTGTGATTCATGAAGTAAATAATCTAAAGCTACTCCAAAACTATCTGCTCTATCTCTATAAAATTCTACATTTTCTGTTTTAGGATTATATGAAGCAATCTCTGCACTATCATCTGAACTTGTTGTAAAAACAATATCTGAAGGTCTATATTCTACATCTAAAGCTTTTTCAAAAACTTCCTTTCTTCCTTCTTGGATAGCTGAGTATATATTTTGAATCATCTCATCAGAAGTTCCAGCTATATTCATATCATAAATACTATTAATTACAGCTTCCGGTTGACGTTCATAAGCTAATTTTAAGAAATCTACATCAACTTTTCCACCTTGAAGAATAAAATCCTGTAGTTTTTTATTCTTCCCTAAATCATTTATGAGTTCTTTATTCATATTATTTCTAGTATCTTTAAAGTTATTATCTAACTTTGAATATAGAGAAGATAAATTTTTCTTAGCCTCACGATCTAATTCTACTTCAGATGAATTAGTGATTACAGCATTTCCATCATCTTTTTTGATACTCTCCTTATTTCCTTTATCTAAGAAAGTATTCGCCAAAAATTCTTGAACATGCTCAGAAGGTATGTTATTTTTATCTTTTGCTACTAATCCTAGTTGTTTTTTCACACCTTCTGGCGTTCTTAAAAACAGTGTACGATCTCCTTCGTCAACTCTTACAAACTCTTCTTCTTGTTCCTTCAATTTCCATTTTTCAAGCTCTGCTACAAAAGCATCATCTAGTAACTCTTTTAATTCCTCTTTAGAGGGTAAACTATTTTTTTCTTTTAAGACATCTTCCAAGTAGCTCCTGGCACCATCACTTATCTCCTTAGAATTCTCTTTAAAAGCAATATCTATTTCTTCTTTCATATTAGGATACATATTTTTTAATACATCCTTATACTCAGTAAGTGCATTTTTTAGCTCTTTATTGATTAATTTATCAACTTCAGATTTTTCTCCTAATATATTTCTAGCTATCTCTTTTAAAACTTCTTTAGCATTCATTACTTCAAAAGCTTCTCTCTCTATAG comes from Fusobacterium necrogenes and encodes:
- the dtd gene encoding D-aminoacyl-tRNA deacylase, yielding MRAVIQRVKYSSVSVDGKIVGKINQGFMVLLGITHTDGDKEINWLSKKIKDLRVFEDENGKMNLGLEEIGGELLIISQFTLYGDCIKGRRPGFVDAARPEIAKPLYEKFLEKCKSYGIKTEAGIFGADMKVEILNDGPVTLIIDTINMPK